From the genome of Eucalyptus grandis isolate ANBG69807.140 chromosome 2, ASM1654582v1, whole genome shotgun sequence, one region includes:
- the LOC104433520 gene encoding protein NSP-INTERACTING KINASE 3 isoform X7: protein MERMKSVSWGWSLLVLAWLGSSSATLSPSGINYEVVALMTIKAALRDPYNVLESWDRTSVDPCGWRMVTCTPDGSVSALGLPSQSLHGTLSPAIGNLTNLESVLLQNNDISGPIPSSVGMLEKLQALDLSNNMFSGEIPSSLGSLRELNYLRFNNNSLSGPCPESLSNIKGLTLLDLSYNNLSGPLPNISARTFIITGNPLICGHKGDANCNTVLPEPLSLPPDALKASGIRSHRVAIAFGTSFGSAFFVIIFVGIFVRRWYKHRQQSFFDANDHCDPEIFMGHLRRYPFKELWAATDHFNSRNILGRGGFGIVYKGRLKDGTLVAVKRLKDYYTSGGEIQFQTEVEMISLAVHRNLLRLSGFCSTEHERLLVYPYMPNGSVASRLRDHIHGKPALDWSRRRRIALGTARGLLYLHEQCEPKIIHRDVKAANILLDEDFEAIVGDFGLAKLLDHKDSHVTTAVRGTVGHIAPEYLSTGQSSEKTDVFGYGILLLELITGQRALDFGRIPNQKGVMLDWVIKLYEDGKLNQMVDKNLQDNFNRLELEVMVKVALLCTKVNPLQRPKMSEVLKMFEDDGLADNQDAAQRAETPRCLSGSSPPRRYADYIEEYSLVEAMELSGPR from the exons ATGGAAAGGATGAAATCTGTGTCGTGGGGATGGAGCTTGCTGGTTTTGGCATGGTTGGGGAGTTCCTCTGCCACTCTTTCTCCTTCTGGTATAAACTATGAAG TTGTGGCTTTAATGACCATAAAAGCTGCGCTTCGTGACCCGTACAATGTTCTGGAGAGCTGGGATAGGACCTCTGTAGATCCTTGTGGATGGAGGATGGTGACATGCACGCCAGATGGCTCTGTGTCTGCTCT GGGACTTCCTAGTCAGAGCTTGCACGGGACCTTATCTCCGGCAATAGGGAATCTTACTAACTTGGAGTCTGT GTTGCTGCAGAACAACGATATTTCAGGTCCAATTCCTTCTTCTGTTGGGATGCTGGAGAAGCTACAAGCACTTGATCTTTCCAACAATATGTTCAGTGGAGAAATACCGAGTTCTCTGGGTTCTCTGAGGGAACTGAATTATCT GCGCTTCAACAATAACAGTCTCAGTGGACCCTGCCCTGAATCATTGTCTAACATTAAAGGCCTTACCCTATT AGACCTCTCGTACAACAATTTAAGTGGGCCTCTGCCAAATATATCAGCGAGGACTTTCAT AATCACTGGTAACCCTTTGATTTGTGGACACAAGGGCGATGCTAATTGTAATACCGTCCTTCCTGAGCCACTTTCTCTTCCTCCAGATGCTCTGAAAG CCTCTGGAATAAGAAGTCATCGTGTGGCAATTGCTTTTGGCACAAGCTTTGGAAGTGCTTTTTTTGTCATCATCTTCGTTGGGATTTTTGTACGGCGGTGGTATAAACACAGACAACAAAGTTTCTTTGACGCAAATG ATCATTGTGACCCAGAGATATTCATGGGCCACTTGAGAAGATACCCTTTTAAGGAGCTTTGGGCTGCCACTGATCATTTCAACTCAAGGAATATATTAGGCAGAGGTGGATTTGGAATTGTATACAAGGGACGCTTAAAGGATGGGACTCTGGTGGCTGTCAAAAGGCTGAAGGACTACTATACCTCTGGTGGTGAAATCCAGTTCCAAACGGAAGTTGAGATGATAAGCTTGGCTGTACACCGCAATCTTCTCCGGCTTTCTGGCTTCTGTTCTACTGAACATGAACGTCTCCTTGTCTACCCTTACATGCCGAACGGAAGTGTGGCATCTCGCTTAAGGG ATCACATTCACGGGAAGCCAGCTCTTGACTGGTCGAGGCGAAGGAGGATAGCTTTAGGTACGGCGAGGGGGCTGCTATATTTGCATGAGCAATGTGAGCCCAAAATTATTCACAGGGATGTAAAAGCGGCAAACATCTTGCTGGATGAAGATTTTGAGGCTATTGTGGGGGATTTTGGGCTGGCAAAACTTTTGGATCACAAAGATTCCCACGTCACCACTGCAGTGCGTGGTACAGTCGGCCACATCGCGCCAGAGTACTTATCAACCGGTCAGTCATCAGAAAAAACAGATGTATTTGGGTATGGTATTTTGCTCCTCGAACTGATTACCGGTCAGAGAGCCCTGGATTTCGGACGCATACCCAATCAAAAAGGCGTCATGCTTGATtgg GTAATTAAGCTCTATGAGGATGGAAAACTGAACCAAATGGTAGATAAGAATTTGCAGGATAATTTCAACCGGCTGGAGTTAGAAGTAATGGTTAAAGTTGCTTTGTTATGTACAAAAGTCAATCCCCTGCAGCGCCCAAAAATGTCTGAGGTACTAAAGATGTTTGAGGATGATGGCTTGGCCGATAACCAAGATGCCGCCCAAAGGGCTGAGACACCACGGTGCCTATCCGGTTCAAGTCCTCCTCGTAGATATGCAGATTACATAGAAGAATATTCACTTGTGGAAGCGATGGAGCTTTCTGGTCCTAGATGA
- the LOC104433520 gene encoding protein NSP-INTERACTING KINASE 3 isoform X4 — MERMKSVSWGWSLLVLAWLGSSSATLSPSGINYEVVALMTIKAALRDPYNVLESWDRTSVDPCGWRMVTCTPDGSVSALGLPSQSLHGTLSPAIGNLTNLESVLLQNNDISGPIPSSVGMLEKLQALDLSNNMFSGEIPSSLGSLRELNYLRFNNNSLSGPCPESLSNIKGLTLLDLSYNNLSGPLPNISARTFIITGNPLICGHKGDANCNTVLPEPLSLPPDALKDRPASGIRSHRVAIAFGTSFGSAFFVIIFVGIFVRRWYKHRQQSFFDANDHCDPEIFMGHLRRYPFKELWAATDHFNSRNILGRGGFGIVYKGRLKDGTLVAVKRLKDYYTSGGEIQFQTEVEMISLAVHRNLLRLSGFCSTEHERLLVYPYMPNGSVASRLRDHIHGKPALDWSRRRRIALGTARGLLYLHEQCEPKIIHRDVKAANILLDEDFEAIVGDFGLAKLLDHKDSHVTTAVRGTVGHIAPEYLSTGQSSEKTDVFGYGILLLELITGQRALDFGRIPNQKGVMLDWVIKLYEDGKLNQMVDKNLQDNFNRLELEVMVKVALLCTKVNPLQRPKMSEVLKMFEDDGLADNQDAAQRAETPRCLSGSSPPRRYADYIEEYSLVEAMELSGPR, encoded by the exons ATGGAAAGGATGAAATCTGTGTCGTGGGGATGGAGCTTGCTGGTTTTGGCATGGTTGGGGAGTTCCTCTGCCACTCTTTCTCCTTCTGGTATAAACTATGAAG TTGTGGCTTTAATGACCATAAAAGCTGCGCTTCGTGACCCGTACAATGTTCTGGAGAGCTGGGATAGGACCTCTGTAGATCCTTGTGGATGGAGGATGGTGACATGCACGCCAGATGGCTCTGTGTCTGCTCT GGGACTTCCTAGTCAGAGCTTGCACGGGACCTTATCTCCGGCAATAGGGAATCTTACTAACTTGGAGTCTGT GTTGCTGCAGAACAACGATATTTCAGGTCCAATTCCTTCTTCTGTTGGGATGCTGGAGAAGCTACAAGCACTTGATCTTTCCAACAATATGTTCAGTGGAGAAATACCGAGTTCTCTGGGTTCTCTGAGGGAACTGAATTATCT GCGCTTCAACAATAACAGTCTCAGTGGACCCTGCCCTGAATCATTGTCTAACATTAAAGGCCTTACCCTATT AGACCTCTCGTACAACAATTTAAGTGGGCCTCTGCCAAATATATCAGCGAGGACTTTCAT AATCACTGGTAACCCTTTGATTTGTGGACACAAGGGCGATGCTAATTGTAATACCGTCCTTCCTGAGCCACTTTCTCTTCCTCCAGATGCTCTGAAAG ATCGACCAGCCTCTGGAATAAGAAGTCATCGTGTGGCAATTGCTTTTGGCACAAGCTTTGGAAGTGCTTTTTTTGTCATCATCTTCGTTGGGATTTTTGTACGGCGGTGGTATAAACACAGACAACAAAGTTTCTTTGACGCAAATG ATCATTGTGACCCAGAGATATTCATGGGCCACTTGAGAAGATACCCTTTTAAGGAGCTTTGGGCTGCCACTGATCATTTCAACTCAAGGAATATATTAGGCAGAGGTGGATTTGGAATTGTATACAAGGGACGCTTAAAGGATGGGACTCTGGTGGCTGTCAAAAGGCTGAAGGACTACTATACCTCTGGTGGTGAAATCCAGTTCCAAACGGAAGTTGAGATGATAAGCTTGGCTGTACACCGCAATCTTCTCCGGCTTTCTGGCTTCTGTTCTACTGAACATGAACGTCTCCTTGTCTACCCTTACATGCCGAACGGAAGTGTGGCATCTCGCTTAAGGG ATCACATTCACGGGAAGCCAGCTCTTGACTGGTCGAGGCGAAGGAGGATAGCTTTAGGTACGGCGAGGGGGCTGCTATATTTGCATGAGCAATGTGAGCCCAAAATTATTCACAGGGATGTAAAAGCGGCAAACATCTTGCTGGATGAAGATTTTGAGGCTATTGTGGGGGATTTTGGGCTGGCAAAACTTTTGGATCACAAAGATTCCCACGTCACCACTGCAGTGCGTGGTACAGTCGGCCACATCGCGCCAGAGTACTTATCAACCGGTCAGTCATCAGAAAAAACAGATGTATTTGGGTATGGTATTTTGCTCCTCGAACTGATTACCGGTCAGAGAGCCCTGGATTTCGGACGCATACCCAATCAAAAAGGCGTCATGCTTGATtgg GTAATTAAGCTCTATGAGGATGGAAAACTGAACCAAATGGTAGATAAGAATTTGCAGGATAATTTCAACCGGCTGGAGTTAGAAGTAATGGTTAAAGTTGCTTTGTTATGTACAAAAGTCAATCCCCTGCAGCGCCCAAAAATGTCTGAGGTACTAAAGATGTTTGAGGATGATGGCTTGGCCGATAACCAAGATGCCGCCCAAAGGGCTGAGACACCACGGTGCCTATCCGGTTCAAGTCCTCCTCGTAGATATGCAGATTACATAGAAGAATATTCACTTGTGGAAGCGATGGAGCTTTCTGGTCCTAGATGA